One Solanum pennellii chromosome 9, SPENNV200 DNA segment encodes these proteins:
- the LOC107029349 gene encoding high mobility group B protein 1 — protein sequence MKGGKGKGALRKETRSALKPVEDQKMGKRKATLKDAKKKVTKDKKAKKDPNKPKRPPSAFFVFLEEFRKTFKKENPNVKAVSAVGKAGGEKWKSLSAAEKAPYEAKAAKRKAEYGKLMNAYNNKQVESSDDEDEEEKEEEKEKRSKPEVHDEDAEDSGQGEEEEEDDEDEEDEDD from the exons ATGAAGGGTGGAAAAGGAAAAGGTGCATTGAGAAAAGAAACAAGGTCGGCGTTGAAGCCTGTTGAGGACCA AAAGATGGGGAAGAGAAAAGCCACGTTGAAGGACGCCAAAAAGAAGGTCACAAAGGATAAAAAGGCAAAGAAAGATCCTAATAAGCCTAAGAGGCCTCCCAGTGCCTTTTTCGTATTCCT TGAGGAATTCAGGAAGACATTTAAAAAGGAGAATCCTAATGTGAAGGCTGTTTCTGCT gtCGGGAAAGCTGGAGGAGAAAAGTGGAAATCTTTGAGTGCAGCT GAAAAAGCACCATATGAAGCCAAAGCTGCAAAAAGGAAGGCAGAGTATGGAAAACTCATGAATGCTTATAACAATAAGCAG GTGGAAAGCTCAGATGATGAGgacgaagaagaaaaagaagaagaaaaagagaaaaggtCAAAGCCTGAGGTACATGATGAAGATGCGGAGGACAGTGGACAG GGcgaagaagaggaagaggacgATGAAGACGAAGAGGATGAAGATGATTGA